Proteins found in one Choloepus didactylus isolate mChoDid1 chromosome 3, mChoDid1.pri, whole genome shotgun sequence genomic segment:
- the LOC119529314 gene encoding spindlin-2-like, whose product MKTASAHKAKGQQSRAAVGWATGSANVAQKASQKKQRGRSSSQPRGNLVGCRISHGWKEGDKPITQWKGTILEQVPLNPFLYLVKYDGIDCVYGLELQRDKRVLSLKIISDQVASSQLGDANLANTIIGKAVEHMFEGEHGSKDGWKGMVLAQAPIMKAWFYITYEKDPVLYMYQLLDDYKEGDLRIVPESREAPPAEGESGGVAGGLIGKHVEYTKEDGSKRMGMVIYQVEAKPSVYFIKFDDDFLIYVYDLVKKS is encoded by the coding sequence ATGAAGACCGCCAGCGCTCATAAGGCCAAAGGGCAGCAATCAAGGGCAGCTGTGGGATGGGCCACTGGGTCTGCAAATGTGGCGCAGAAGGCCTCCCAGAAGAAGCAGAGGGGCAGATCTTCCTCCCAGCCCCGCGGGAACCTCGTGGGTTGCAGAATTTCACATGGGTGGAAGGAAGGCGATAAGCCCATCACGCAGTGGAAAGGAACCATTCTCGAGCAGGTGCCTTTGAATCCCTTCCTTTATCTGGTGAAGTATGATGGAATTGACTGTGTCTATGGACTGGAACTTCAGAGAGATAAAAGAGTTTTATCTCTTAAAATTATCTCCGACCAAGTGGCATCCTCTCAACTTGGTGATGCAAACCTTGCAAACACCATAATTGGCAAAGCAGTGGAACATATGTTTGAGGGTGAGCATGGTTCTAAAGATGGATGGAAGGGGATGGTCTTAGCCCAAGCACCTATCATGAAAGCCTGGTTTTATATTACCTATGAGAAAGATCCTGTCTTGTATATGTACCAGCTTTTAGATGATTATAAAGAAGGTGACCTCCGGATCGTGCCAGAGTCCCGTGAGGCTCCTCCAGCAGAAGGGGAGTCAGGAGGAGTTGCAGGTGGCCTGATAGGTAAACATGTGGAATATACCAAAGAAGATGGCTCCAAACGGATGGGCATGGTCATTTACCAAGTGGAAGCCAAACCCTCTGTATATTTCATCAAGTTTGATGATGATTTCCTCATCTACGTCTATGATTTGGTGAAAAAGTCCTAA